AAGCCGTGCCTGCTGGGCCGACCTCATTAAAAAATCTTCAGGATCTGGATTTATGCTCAAATGATCAGTTACAGCTTGTAAATGGAAGCTTTCTGGAAACTTTAATGTGGTTGCCTGCCATTTTAAAAATCGTaggtgtttacattttttattttagtctcCTGGAGCTTGGTTGATggccacagatttttttttataacagcagatggtttTATTCGAACTTTTCATTGTTAGTTACACGATTGCTTTCTTCTCCTTAGCCCTTTTAACCAAAAATGAAGCCCCTCGTGCTGCTGTGCTGGATTTTTGTTGTGACCTTACACGCTTCTGTGCTTCAGCCAAGTAAGTACTCTTGAAGTGaagtaatttaaataagttttcatctgtgttttaatgttaaatattcaGAATGTTTCAAAGATGCATGTCGAAATACAAAAAATAGCAGGATTCTTAAGAAATATGACTGTAATTCGCTTATATCATATTTCTAAGGAATTACAATATATTTGTCAAATGTCCTATAATAACTgaaccattatttatttttttaaacatattgtgTTTGTAAAAGTCATAAAGATGAATTACCTTTTATTCTGTAGGGGTAACTGTGGCAGTTTTGCAGAATGCATCTGCAGAAGGTGACCTTTGGGGAAAGCAGAGACTTACTCTGTACATTGAAGctctaaacactgaagaggagAAAAGAAGTGAGGAAGAGGTCAAAATTCATGGTGCAGAAGAAGAAACTGACAATAGTAATGAAGAACATGGTGCGAGAGAAACAGAAAGTAATGAGCAAACAATGGTGCTCATTGAGGATGCAAAGGAAACAGAGAAGCAGCAAGGACAGAGTCTGGTTGAACCTGACACATTGGATGTCACTGGGCCAACTCTGAAGGAATATAACACTTCTAGCATATCTATCACATCCCATCCAGTTCCGCTCACAGAATCAGCTACTCCACCTCCATCATTCTCCTCCACACCACAGAGACCAGCATCAACTCCAGAGACCTTCTATGTCATTACCAATACAAACCTTTCATCTGAAACCACAGTTGAAAACCCAAAATTTCACACTCCAGATGCAATGGGAGCCACATTACTAAATGAAAGCAGCACAAATGATGATCTTAAAGTGGAACTCCTTGTGATGAATGTCTCCGAGTTCCACTTAAAGGAGGAAGTGAGTGTAGAAGTCACAGCCTTGGCAGCGAGAGCGGAACCCACTGCAATTGCCCTTCCCAGTACCTTTGCggacaaagcaaaaaacaaagtgGCCAAACATAAAGACAATAAAACACtgaaagggaagaaaaaaaaggctGTAAAGGGGAAGCCGAGGAAGACAACTAAAGTTCCGAAAAAAGCAAAGaaagttaaaaagttaaatcATAAGCAGAAACTCAAGCCAACAACTCCTTCGCATTTTCCTTATTTTGAAGATAACTACTGCCCACCAGAGTGTTCCTGCTATGGGAGGTATGTGACAACTACATCTTAACCCAGGGGTGTCCTTTAGGGTCATTGTGTTTTATAGTTTATCTCCAACACTAATTAGACATGCTAAAATTTCAAGATTATCAAGATCTTCAGACTCAATTGAAACGTACAGGCAGGTGTAATGGAGCTGTTTTGACCTCCAACCTCTTGTTAAACTTACTtgcctgttgttgtttttagtacTCCTGAAGacatttaaataatagtttacccaaaaatgaaaatttcctcaccatttactcacactgaaGTGGTCCTAaacttgaatttctttcttctgttgaacacaaaacaaaatacactgtagaatgttgggaaaaacagccattgaaatccatagtatgttttgttcctactatTGATGTAAGTAGCTTTTTGTCCAACTTTCTTCGATATATGTTTTTCAGAAACTCAAACTTGTTAGGTACAGATGGACAATGAGCAAATAAtggcaatttttcatttttgggtgaatggtCCCATGATGAGATTAGCTTTATTATGTGTATTGGATTATGTTTGCAGCTAAAATGAAGCTAGACTTCCAGCCCTTGTCTTAACCAAACATTAAATAACTGACCTTAACGTTTTACACTGTTATTTGACCTTCAAATCAATCTCTTGTTTTACAGGGTTGTGCAGTGTTCCGACAAACACCTGGTCAAAATACCTTATGGAATTCCGTACAACTCCCGGTACATTCTCTTAATGAACAACAAAATTGATAGCATTCAGTTAAACTTGCTTTCCCAGTATGACTCCATGGAGTTCCTGGTGTTAAGGAACAACCGTTTAACAGATTCCTCACTCAAGAGAGCCTTCGAAGGGATTCAGCATCTCAAGAGACTGTATGTGGAGCGGAACCTTCTCCGAAGCTTCCCCACAGACCTGCCTGCTACTCTTGAGGAGCTACGTCTGGACCGGAACCAAATAAGTGTGATGTCCAATGCAGCTTTTGAACGCTGTCCAAGTTTGCAAATCCTTAGCCTGAGCAACAACACCCTGCCGACAATCCCTCCAGGAGTACTTCTTTCTTTGGTCAACCTTCAGACCCTCACTCTGTCCTACAACCAGCTCGCCTCTGTTCCAATGCAGCTGCCCCTCAGTCTTCGAGAACTGTATCTCAGAGGCAATCGCATTCAACGTTTACAAGGTGACATGTTCTGGGGAGAGTCGGAGCTGCAGATTCTGGATTTAAGTTTGAACAGATTGACCGATAAAGGGCTTGGAAAGGCAGCACTATTGAACGCCACTGGCCTTGAGAGTTTGAATCTAGAGGGCAACTTACTGAAGG
This region of Danio aesculapii chromosome 4, fDanAes4.1, whole genome shotgun sequence genomic DNA includes:
- the LOC130223043 gene encoding podocan, which encodes MKPLVLLCWIFVVTLHASVLQPRVTVAVLQNASAEGDLWGKQRLTLYIEALNTEEEKRSEEEVKIHGAEEETDNSNEEHGARETESNEQTMVLIEDAKETEKQQGQSLVEPDTLDVTGPTLKEYNTSSISITSHPVPLTESATPPPSFSSTPQRPASTPETFYVITNTNLSSETTVENPKFHTPDAMGATLLNESSTNDDLKVELLVMNVSEFHLKEEVSVEVTALAARAEPTAIALPSTFADKAKNKVAKHKDNKTLKGKKKKAVKGKPRKTTKVPKKAKKVKKLNHKQKLKPTTPSHFPYFEDNYCPPECSCYGRVVQCSDKHLVKIPYGIPYNSRYILLMNNKIDSIQLNLLSQYDSMEFLVLRNNRLTDSSLKRAFEGIQHLKRLYVERNLLRSFPTDLPATLEELRLDRNQISVMSNAAFERCPSLQILSLSNNTLPTIPPGVLLSLVNLQTLTLSYNQLASVPMQLPLSLRELYLRGNRIQRLQGDMFWGESELQILDLSLNRLTDKGLGKAALLNATGLESLNLEGNLLKEVPRHLPYTIKTLNLEGNFISSITKDAFVSMPQLEHLGLARNKITKVALGAFRVLPLLHQLDMSYNALQQVPRQLPLWLHSATFMHNKIRSIPRDSFCWGRDNVSPLSRLVKVQLEYNMIDLGHLDTLAFRCLRGFQVVELY